CAATAACTTGCATTATAGCCTGATTATGCAACGAACTGGAGCGGGTAGACTGAAGGCATCGCCACTCAACCCATTCAAGGAAGGCACCCATGAGCCATCGCATCGCCATACTCGCCGGTGACGGCATCGGCACCGAAGTCATGCCCGAGGGCGTGCGCGCTCTCGAAGCTGCCGCCAAGCGCTTCGGCATCGAGCTTCAGCTCGAGCAGTTCGACTTCGCCAGCTGCGACTACTATCTCGAACACGGCCAGATGCTGCCGGACGACTGGCACGCGACCCTCGCCCAGTTCGACGCCATCTTCTATGGCGCCATCGGCTGGCCGGACAAGGTGCCCGACCACATTTCCCTGTGGGGCTCACTGCTCAAGTTTCGCCGCGAGTTCGATCAGTACGTCAACCTGCGCCCCTGCCGCCTGCTGCCCGGCATCAAGAGCCCGCTGGCAGGCCGTGAACCGGGTGACATCGACTTCTACGTAGTGCGCGAGAACACCGAAGGCGAGTACTCAAGCGTCGGCGGCACCATGTTCGAGGGCACCGACCGCGAGGTGGTGATCCAGGAAACGGTGATGACCCGCCACGGCGTCGACCGGGTACTCAAGTACGCCTTCGACCTGGCCGCCACCCGCCCCAGAAAAAAGCTGACCTCCGCCACTAAGTCCAACGGCATCGCCATCACCATGCCCTGGTGGGACAAGCGCGTGGCAGCCATGGGCCAGCACTACCCCGACGTCAACGTCGATCAGTTCCACATCGACATCCTGACCGCCAATTTCGTGCTGCACCCGGACTGGTTCGACGTGGTGGTGGCCAGCAACCTGTTCGGCGACATCCTCTCCGATCTGGGCCCGGCCTGCACCGGCACCATCGGCGTGGCCCCCTCGGCCAACATCAACCCGGAAGGCACCTTCCCGAGCCTCTTCGAGCCGGTTCACGGCAGCGCCCCGGATATCGCCGGCAAGCATATCGCCAACCCCATCGGCCAGATCTGGTCCGGCGCCATGATGCTCGAACACCTGGGCCACAAGGAGGCCGCCGATGCCATCGTTGCCGCCTTCGAGGCCGTCCTCGCCGAGGGAGATACCACAGTACTGACACCTGACCTTAACGGCTCAGGTTCAACCCAGGCGCTGGGCCAGGCGATTGCCGCGAGGATCGCCGCCGGTTGATACGAGCAAGGCATCCGGCGGCCCTGGCGCCATACCATGAATCGCTTATGATGAAGATTCATTACCTACCGTCCAGGAGCCGCCATGCC
Above is a window of Halomonas sp. I5-271120 DNA encoding:
- a CDS encoding tartrate dehydrogenase, with translation MSHRIAILAGDGIGTEVMPEGVRALEAAAKRFGIELQLEQFDFASCDYYLEHGQMLPDDWHATLAQFDAIFYGAIGWPDKVPDHISLWGSLLKFRREFDQYVNLRPCRLLPGIKSPLAGREPGDIDFYVVRENTEGEYSSVGGTMFEGTDREVVIQETVMTRHGVDRVLKYAFDLAATRPRKKLTSATKSNGIAITMPWWDKRVAAMGQHYPDVNVDQFHIDILTANFVLHPDWFDVVVASNLFGDILSDLGPACTGTIGVAPSANINPEGTFPSLFEPVHGSAPDIAGKHIANPIGQIWSGAMMLEHLGHKEAADAIVAAFEAVLAEGDTTVLTPDLNGSGSTQALGQAIAARIAAG